A genomic window from Ignavibacteria bacterium includes:
- a CDS encoding ABC transporter permease subunit, whose amino-acid sequence MTSYFIRRFLLIIPTFLGITLITFFILQIVPGGPLERELLKLRMGGQNTGGEVGTSGQNVTGGIEIPESALQEMKKFYGFDLPIHERYFRWLGNMLTLDLGNSYVYAEPVWDVIISRFPVSIYFGLIGFILTYLICIPLGVFKAVKNGSKFDLASSILVFMGYSIPGWAFGTIMLVIFGGGSLWDVFPLGGFRSEDFESLSFWGQLTDQFYHTVLPVASYLVGSFATLTILTKNSVIENLSQDYIRTAFAKGLSEKRVIFKHALRNSLIPLATGLGHFLSLILAGSFLIETVFNINGMGLLGFRSIEQRDYPVTMGILVISSFLLLIGNIISDMLYAIFDPRIRFK is encoded by the coding sequence ATGACATCATATTTTATACGCAGGTTCCTTCTGATAATACCAACCTTTCTGGGTATAACTCTCATTACATTTTTTATACTTCAAATAGTACCAGGTGGACCGCTCGAAAGAGAGCTGCTGAAGCTCCGTATGGGCGGACAAAATACCGGCGGTGAAGTCGGTACCTCAGGTCAAAATGTTACCGGTGGAATTGAAATTCCTGAGTCAGCGCTTCAGGAAATGAAAAAGTTTTACGGGTTTGATCTGCCGATACATGAACGCTATTTCAGGTGGCTTGGTAATATGCTTACGCTTGATCTAGGTAATTCATATGTATATGCAGAGCCTGTATGGGATGTAATTATATCTCGATTTCCTGTTTCAATTTATTTCGGTCTTATCGGATTTATACTTACGTATCTGATATGTATTCCCCTCGGGGTTTTTAAAGCCGTTAAGAACGGCAGCAAATTTGACCTGGCCTCATCAATACTTGTTTTTATGGGTTACTCAATTCCCGGCTGGGCGTTTGGTACAATTATGCTTGTTATATTCGGAGGCGGCAGCCTTTGGGATGTTTTCCCGCTCGGCGGTTTCCGTTCAGAAGATTTTGAAAGCCTCTCGTTTTGGGGACAGTTAACTGATCAGTTCTATCACACTGTTCTTCCTGTTGCATCATACCTGGTAGGAAGCTTTGCCACACTTACTATCCTTACCAAAAATTCTGTGATAGAAAACTTAAGCCAGGATTATATCAGAACTGCATTTGCAAAAGGACTTTCAGAAAAGCGGGTTATATTTAAACATGCGTTGCGCAATTCATTAATACCGCTTGCAACCGGACTGGGTCACTTTTTATCGCTTATACTTGCAGGAAGCTTTCTGATTGAAACAGTATTTAATATTAACGGAATGGGTCTGCTCGGGTTCAGGTCAATTGAGCAGAGAGACTATCCTGT